The following is a genomic window from Bacillus sp. V2I10.
TCTTTTGAGGGAATCACAAAATTGTCTCCCAGGTGAATATACAAGAAAAACCACCTCTTTTCAGCGTGTCAGCCTGCCTTTTGCAACACGGTATGTCGTTGCTTCTTTCAGCGTCTGATGGTCAATGCCTTCAACACTTGTTGTAGTAACAAATGTCTGCACTTTCCCTTGAATCGTATTTAATAAATGCGATTGTCTGTAATCGTCGAGTTCTGATAAAACATCATCGAGAAGCAAAATCGGGTATTCTCCAATTTCCTCATGAATCAATTCGATTTCTGCCAGCTTCAGCGATAATGCGGTTGTCCGCTGCTGCCCCTGTGAACCGAATGTCTGCACATCGCGCCCATTCACAAAAAATAAGAGATCATCTCTGTGGGGACCAGCAAGTGTTGCGCCGCGCTCGATTTCTCTATCTTTTATTTTATCAAACTTCTCTTCATATGCTTCTATCATTTTCGACAAACTTGCCTCTTCTGATACATCCACAGATGCTTTATACTCAATTGTTAACGTTTCAAGTCCTCTGCTGATGCCTGTGTGAATCGGCTGGGCCCACTTTTGCAGCTTCTCTATGAACTCAATCCGTTTTAAAATAACTTTTGCTGCAGACTCTGCCAGCTGTGAAGTTAGTACATCAAGCATGGTGCGATCCGTTTGTTTGCGCATCTGCATCTGCTTTAAATACTGATTCCGCTGCAGCATAATTTTTTGAAATCTATTTAAATCATGCAGATAGACAGGAGAAACCTGTCCAATTTCCATATCAATAAAACGTCTTCTGATTTGGGGGCTTCCCTTCACGAGATTGAGATCCTCGGGTGCAAACATAATGACATTCATTGCCCCTACATACTGGCTCAATTTCTGCTGTTCAATATGATTCAGCTTCGCTTTTTTCCCTTTTTTCGAGACAACGAGCTGCATGGCGACAGAGCCGCTGTGTTTTTCTACTCTGCCTTCTATTTTAGCATATTCCTTGTCCCAATAGATAAGATCTTTGTCATTTGAGGTGCGATGAGACTTTGCCATGGCTAAAACGTAGATCGCTTCCATCACATTTGTCTTGCCCTGGGCATTCTCCCCTAAAATAACATTGACCTTATTTTCAAACTCCACGGTCAGCTCTTCATAATTCCTGAAATTCCGCAGCGTTAATTCTTTGATAAACAAATCCGTTCACCAACTTTAGTTTTTGCTCTTTTGTAAAGAGAGTGTTCAATCATTCAGATTATCTTATATATAAATGGCGGACTTTTTAGAAAAGAGCCTTAGTTTTTCACGATAAAAGAGCCAAAGTCTGGAATATCAACCGTATCATCAGCAACCAGTTTTTTTCCGCGGCGGTTTTCAGGCTCGCCATTTACAAAAATCGCATATTCCTGCAAAAACCATTTGGCCATACCGCCTGTCTGAATGACTTCAGCAAGCTTTAAGAACTGTCCAAGCGTAATATATTCTGTCTCAATTTTTACTGGTTTTATTGACACTACGGATCGCCTTCTTTCTTTAAGTCTCCAACAGTTAATTTTACTAAACTTCTTTATACTTTAACAATACATAATTAAACCTTTAAAAACTTTACTCCACATTTGTTCGTTATCAAGAATCACAGTGTCCACCTCAGATGAACAGGAAGTGGGTATAAGGTCCTGCGAATAGAAAAGAAAAGCTGCCAGCTTGTGCCAGCAGCTTGTTTAATTAATACGTTCTGACAGGAAGAATTAATTGGAGAATGGAATCATCTTCTGGAGTGCGGATCAAAAATGGTCTCATTGCACCCGTAAAGCTGATTTTAATTTCCGTTCCTTCAAGTGCTTTTAATGCATCCATCATATATTTTGCACTGAATGAGATTTTTAATTCCTCTCCTGTTATTTCCTGAGTCTGTACTTCCTCAATCACTTTTCCGATTTCCGGGGTGTTTGAAGAAACTTCTACAATGCCTTCTTCGAGGGTTGAAAACTTAACCACGTTATTTCTTCCTTCTTTTGCAAGAAGGGATGCACGGTCGATGGCTTGAAGAAATTCTCTTGTATTCAGCACCATGTCCGTTTTGCTCTCAGCAGGAATAAGTCTCGTTGTATCTGGATAGTTGCCGTCCAAAAGCCTTGAGAAGAAAAGTAAATTTTCAGCTTTAAAAAGGACTTGGCTTTCTGTAATGACAATTTCAATTTCATCACTTGTGTCTGCAAGAATTTTGCTTAATTCATTTAAGCTTTTTCCAGGAATAACGACATTATAAGAGCTGTCTGTCTCCGTTTCAATTTTTGCTTTGCGGAGCGCCAGACGGTGACTGTCTGTTGCAATACAGGTTAATTCTCTATTTTCAAGCTTCCAGTTAACCCCTGTCAAAATCGGACGAGTTTCTGAAGTTGAGACTGAGAATACAGTTTGACGGATCATCGTTTTTAATAAATCTGTCGGTACTCTAAAACTATTATGTTCTTCTACTTGAGGCAGATGAGGATACTCTTCAGCATCCAGCCCATTCAGATTAAATTCTGCTTTGCCTGAACGGATGACGGTCATATGATGGCCTAGAACTTCTATTTCTACCGATTCTTTCGGAAGTTTTTTAACGATTTCCCCAAAAAAGCGGGCTTGAAGAACGATGCTTCCAGTTTGTTTGATTTCAACAATTTCTTTGCCGTTTTCTTCAGTAGGAATAAAAGATTCAATCGAGATGTCTGAATCGCTTCCTGTAAGTGTGACACCTTCTTCTGTTGCAACAATTTTAATTCCTGTCAAAATCGGGATCGTTGTTCTTGAAGATACAGCCTTCATAACATCTTGAACACTTTGAACTAACCGATCTTTTTGGATGACAAATTTCATTTAGGGAAATCCTCCTTTTTTTTCGTATGGGAGCATATTTCATTGAGCCACTTAATATATATATTATTTAAAGAAAAAATAGTAGAAGTACTAGTAGGGCCTGTGGAAATGTGTATAACTCTGTTGACGAAAGGAAACACAGCCTATCCACCTGTGGACAGACTGTGTATGAATCGTGCTTGGTTATTCACATTATCCATATTAATTTTTATAAGTGCAAGCTTTTTTAAGAACCCTTCAGCATGCTTTCGATCTCTTTTAGCTGTTTAACAAGCTGATCATCGACCTGAAGCAGCTTAGAAATTTTTTCGTGGGCATGAATAACTGTAGTATGATCACGGCCTCCGAATTCTTCGCCAATTTTGGGCAATGAGGAATCCGTTAATTCTCTGGAAAGATACATGGCGATTTGTCTTGGGAACGCCACTGATTTTGTACGTTTTTTTGCTTTGAAGTCTTCTAGTTTTACACTGAAGTGCTGACCGACCATGCGCTGGATATCAGCAATCGTAATCATTCTCGGCTTAGAGCTTGGAATTATATCCTTAAGAGCTTCTGCTGCCAGGTCCGCATTTATATCCTTATTAATTAAAGATGAATAAGCTACAACTCGGATAAGTGCTCCTTCTAGCTCACGAATATTTGAATCAATTTGATTCGCGATGTAAAGCATAACCTCATTCGGAATATCAAGTCCTTCAGCCTTTGCCTTCTTTCTGAGGATGGCAATTCTTGTTTCTAAATCCGGCGGTGTAATATCTGTGATTAAACCCCATTCAAACCTGGAACGAAGACGGTCTTCCAAGGTGGGAATTTCTTTTGGAGGACGGTCGCTTGAGATAACAATTTGCTTGCTTTCTTCATGGAGTGTATTAAACGTATGGAAAAACTCCTCTTGAGTTTGTTCTTTCCCTGCAAGAAATTGAATATCATCTATAAGCAGCACGTCGACACTGCGGTATTTGTTGCGGAAGTCTTTCGCTTTGTTGTCGCGAATGCTATTGATAAATTCATTTGTAAACTTTTCTGATGATAAATAAACGACTTTAGCGTTAGGCTTATGGTCAATCACATAGTGGCCAATCGCGTGCATTAAATGCGTTTTTCCAAGTCCTACTCCCCCATAAATAAACAGCGGATTATAAGCTTTGGCGGGTGCTTCTGCTACAGCAAGAGAAGCTGCATGGGCAAAACGGTTCCCGGATCCGATTACGAATGTGTCAAATGTATATTTCGGATTAAGCATATTTTGCGGAAGCTCGATCTGTTCTTCCTCTTTAGTCATCGGCTTTAGGGGTGACTTCGGCATAAAATCAACGTCATTCTGATTTTGGGGAATAATAAACTTAATCAGCAATTCCTCGCCGGTAAGCTCATAAATGATATTGGCAATTAAATGCAGATACCTGGATTCAAGCCAGTCACGAGCAAATTCATTTGGTGCAGTGATTGTTAATGTATCTCCCTTAAGAGCATGAGCTTTAGTGGATTTAAGCCATGTTTCAAAACTTGGCTTGCTCAGCTTTTTTTCAATTTCTGATAAAGCTTTGCTCCATAATTCATCAATATTCTCCATATGAGGCATCTCCCTCCTTTTTCTATAAAATGAATGTGTACATGTTTTGTACAACAGCTGGATGTCCGTGAATAAAAATACAAAACGAACAAAATGTGCATAAATATATAATATAGTAGAAAAACGTCTTTTCGACATAAACCGTTAAATGTGGACAAGTTTTTTAACAGGGTGTTTATAATCTTTCCACATGTTATCCACAGAGTGTGGATAAATCGGATATTGACGTTCCGATATTCAGAGTGAAAACACAAATATAATATCAAATTAAACGAAGCGGCGCAATGCTTTTATAAAACTTATCCACATATCCGGCTCTTTGTTGAGAATAATTGTCCACATATGTTTGTTCTGTGTGAAACCTGTCGATAACAGGTGTGGATAAAAAATATGTCGAAAAAACTATTCACAGCCTATGAAGTTTAATAGATTTGTACATCAATAATTAGTTAGGCTCTTTTTTTAAAAACTTGATGATTCAGAATGCAAAAAGAATTTTAAATTTTTTTTAGCGGAATCTATCTCGATTTTGCTAATTTAAGTGGAAAAGATCTTCCCTGACTTGAAAAATTTCTATATGAAAACAATAAATAATATGAGAACAGTCTTTCAGTGTGAGATCTTTTTTGTCATATGGTTGACAATTCACTAGGTCACTCTCTATAATTAGAAAGACTGTCTTTAACAGCTATTCCTCAGGGAGGTGTCTATAATGAAAAGAACTTATCAACCAAATAATCGCAAACATAGTAAAGTTCACGGTTTCCGCGCTCGCATGAGCTCAAAAAACGGACGTAAAGTGCTAGCTGCACGTCGTCGTAAAGGAAGAAAAGTATTATCAGCATAGGCCACTGAAAAGTATCAGTGGTCTTTTTTACATGGCCCAATCCTACTCATGATTGGGCCATGTTTTTCAAAAACAGCTGTTTAAATAGATATTGTTAAAGAAATAATGATGGAAAAGCTCTCAACAGGCTGGAGAATTTCAGGCAAGGATCCGGAGTGAGGAAATGAAAAAGAAAAACCGCATCAAAAAAAACGAAGACTTCCAAAAAGTATTCAAGCATGGTAAGTCGATGGCAAATAGACAATTTGTGATCTACATGCTGGGTCAGCCTGAAGAAAAAGAATTCCGTTTAGGTTTATCAGTCAGTAAAAAAATAGGGAATGCCGTCACAAGAAACCGAATTAAGCGTCTCGTCCGGCAAGTATTTCTCGAAGAAAAGGACAGCTTAAAAACAGGCATTGATTATATAGTAATTGCCAGAAAGCCGGCATCCGAAATGGACTATCATGAAGTCAAAAGCAGTTTATTGCACCTTTTCAGAAAAACAAAAGTCCACAGAGCAAGACCCCAGCGTGAAAACTCCATAAAAAATACATAGAAAAGTGAAAAATGAAAGAAGTTTTCCTTTTTAAAAGATGTTAAAATAAGTGTTGAATAAAGTCGGCAGAACTTGCAGGTTTAGTTATTTTGTTAGGAGGAATACCGGTTGAAAAGGAGAATATTGTTAGTGCTTGGCTTAATGAGCATCATGATGCTTCTTGCAGGATGTACAGAAGTGAATCAGCCAATCACAGAAGAAAGTCAGGGATTCTGGAATCACTACATTGTGTATCCGTTGTCATGGCTGATCATATATTTTGCAGAATTAATGGGTAACAGCTACGGACTGTCAATCGTTATCGTTACGCTGATCATACGTTTAGCGATCTTGCCTTTAATGATTAAACAGATCAAAAACTCAAAAGCGATGCAGGAATTACAGCCAGAAATGCAAAAGCTGCGTGAAAAATACAGCTCTAAAGATCAAAAAACACAGCAAAAACTGCAGCAGGAAACAATGGCTTTATTCCAGAAGAATAAAGTGAACCCGCTTGCAGGGTGTTTTCCATTATTAGTTCAAATGCCAATCCTGATTGGTTTTTATCATGCAATTATGAGAACAGAAGCAATTGCAGATCACAACTTCCTATGGTTTGACCTGGGATCACGTGATCCAATATTCCTGCTTCCGGTCATTGCAGGTATTACAACATTTATTCAACAAAAATTGACAATGGCGGGAACAGCAAATCAAAATCCGCAAATGGCTATGCTTTTATATATCATGCCAATAATGATCGTCATCTTTGCTGTCAGCTTCCCAGCTGCACTATCTTTATATTGGGTAGTCGGAAATATATTCATGATCGTGCAGACAATGATCATCTACGGACCTGATATTAGAGCGAAAGCACTTTCAAAATCGGGAGGAACGAAAAAGTGAGAGAAATAACTGCTACCGGACTTAGCGTCGAAGAAGCAGTACAATCCGCTTTAACACAACTGAATGCAAGCGATAAAGAAGTTGAAATTACCGTTCTTGATGAAGGGAAAAAGGGATTTTTAGGACTGTTTGGGGCAAAACCTGCAAGGGTAAAAGCCGTAAAACTTCCAAATCCTGCTGAAGAAGCGCATCGTTTTCTGACAGAAGTGATCAGAAATATGAATGTGGAAGCAAAGGTTGAAATGATTCAGGAAGGCAAAAATGTCACGTTTCAAATTGAAGGAGAGAAGGTTGCGCTCTTAATTGGAAAGCGCGGACAAACGCTTAATTCTCTGCAATATTTGACACAGCTCGCGGCAAATCGTCATTCTAATCACTACTTGCATATTACAGTAGATGCTGAAAACTACAGAACCCGCCGCAAAGAAACATTAATTCAGCTCGCTCAGAAGCTTGCACATCAGGCTGTTCGTACTAAAAGAGAGGTTCCTTTAGAACCCATGCCTTCATATGAACGAAAGATTATCCATGCTGCTCTAGTTAACCAGCAGCACAAGATTAAAACATACTCGGTTGGAGAAGAACCTAATCGTCATTTGGTGATTGCTCCTAAATAAGAAAAGTAAAATCGCCTGTTTAGCGCAGGAAGACAGATAAGAATCCGACACTTTGACTTTTTTGGCGGATTTGTTCTGCCGAGGAATTAGGCGATTAGCGGGACTTTGCCCGAACAATACTCATCTGACACACCAAAACCCTGCTGGTATTTAATCAGCGGGTTTTTTTGTGCTTTCTTTTATGCTTAAGGGCTTAGAAACCTTCCATTTGGAAATATTGTTATTAACATGTGGATAAGTTAAAATGATAATGAGAGAATTGTGCGGAATTTAAGTCTGTGGATAATTCAATATATTTTTCTTTCCAATAAGAAATAACTATGATATCTTATAAATTTGACTGCGTATATAATGGGAAATTTCTATATAGATTTATTTTGAAAGAAGCGGGGTGAAACGTATGGAATTCGATACAATTGCAGCAATATCCACACCAATGGGAGAGGGAGCAATTGCCATCGTCAGATTAAGCGGGGACGATGCGATCAAGATTGCGGACAGATTGTATTCAGGTCCTTCAGGAAAACGATTGGCAGAGGTACCTTCACATACGATTCATTACGGGCATATTGCAGATCCTGATACTGGCCAAATTGTAGAAGAAGTCATGGTTTCGGTTTTGAAAGGCCCTAAGACATTTACGAGGGAAGATATAGTAGAAATAAACTGCCACGGCGGGATTGTAACAGTTAACCGTGTCCTGCAGCTTGCATTAAACCACGGGGCGCGGCTTGCAGAACCTGGTGAATTTACGAAGAGAGCGTTTTTAAATGGACGAATTGATTTGTCGCAAGCTGAAGCGGTGATGGATTTAATAAGAGCAAAAACAGATCGTGCAATGAATGTCGCCCTTGGACAGATGGAAGGAAGATTATCAAAGCTCATTTTGCGTCTGCGCCAGGAAATTCTTGAGACACTTGCACATGTGGAAGTAAACATAGATTATCCTGAATATGATGATGTAGAAGAAATGACGCACAGCATGCTGATTGAAAAAGCAACGTTCGTCAAAAACGAGATTGAAAAGCTGCTGCAAACATCCCAGCAGGGCAAGATTTTAAGAGAGGGTCTTTCAACGGTCATCGTAGGCAGACCTAATGTAGGCAAATCGTCGCTTCTGAATAGTCTGATTCATGAAAATAAAGCGATTGTAACAGATATACCGGGAACGACAAGGGATGTCATTGAGGAATATGTAAACGTTCGGGGCGTGCCTCTTCGTTTAGTTGATACAGCTGGTATTAGGGAGACAGAGGACATTGTCGAGAGAATCGGTGTTGAGAAATCTAGACAGGTATTGAAAAAGGCCGATCTTATCCTGCTTGTTTTAAACTACAGTGAAGCTCTTGCAAAAGAGGATGAGCAGCTGTTTGAAGCTGTAAGCGGAATGGACGTAATTGTTATCGTCAATAAAACAGACCTTCCTCAAAAAGTAGATTTGAAACGGGTAAGGGAGCTTGCTAAAGAATCTCCTGTAGTGACGACTTCTCTGCTTGAAGAACAGGGAATTGATCAGCTTGAAGAATCCATCAGCTCGCTGTTTTTCGAAGGCAGCGTTGGCGCTTCGGATTTAACCTATGTTTCAAACACAAGGCACATTGCTTTGCTGTCACAGGCAAAACGTACCATTGAAGATGCACTTGAAGCGATTGAAGCGGGTGTGCCGATTGATCTTGTACAAATCGATTTGACGCGTACGTGGGAGCTGCTCGGTGAAATCATTGGAGATGCTGTTCATGAAAGTCTGATTGATCAGCTGTTTGCTCAGTTCTGTTTAGGAAAATAAGGGCTGTATATATAAAGAATCATGTACATTTTAACTTAGATTAAAAAATAGAAAAGTGCTTCATTCATAAAGGAGGTAAATACCATGGGATATCATGCAGGTGATTATGATGTAGTTGTCGTCGGTGCAGGTCATGCAGGGGTTGAGGCCGCCCTCGCTTCTGCGAGAATGGGTGCAAAAACGCTTGCTTTGACGATCAATCTTGATATGGTTGCTTTTATGCCTTGTAATCCATCAGTAGGTGGACCGGCAAAAGGAATCGTTGTGCGGGAAATCGATGCTTTGGGCGGAGAAATGGCTAAAAATATCGATAAAACACATATTCAAATGAGAATGCTGAATACAGGCAAAGGACCGGCTGTGCGTGCGCTGCGTGCTCAGGCGGATAAATTTACGTATCAGCATGAAATGAAAAAGACGATGGAAAATGAACGGAATCTTACAATGCTTCAAGGAATGGTAGACCGTCTTATTATTGAAGACGGAGAGTGCATGGGCGTTATTACTCAAACGGGTGCGGAATACCGTGCGAAAACAGTTGTTCTGACTACAGGTACATTTTTAAGAGGGAAAATTATTTTAGGTGAACTGCAATATTCAAGCGGACCTAATAACCAGCAGCCCTCTATAAAATTATCAGAGCATCTGCAGGAAATTGGACTTGACATGGTTCGTTTTAAAACGGGAACACCGCCGCGTGTAAACAGTCATTCGATTGATTACAGCAAAACAGAAATTCAGCCAGGTGACGACGTTCCCCGCGCTTTTTCCTATGAGACGACAAAATACATTACAGATCAGCTTCCATGCTGGCTGACTTACACAAGCGAAGAAACTCATAAAATTATCGACGATAATCTTCATCGTTCACCAATGTATTCGGGCATGATTAAAGGAACTGGACCGCGCTACTGTCCTTCAATCGAAGATAAGGTCGTCCGTTTTAATGATAAGCCGCGTCATCAGATTTTCCTTGAGCCAGAAGGCAGAAACACACAGGAAGTTTATGTGCAGGGATTATCAACAAGTCTTCCAGAGGATGTACAGCGAAGAATTCTAGCATCCATTCCCGGTCTTGAAAAAGTGGAAATGATGCGTGCAGGATATGCAATCGAATATGATGCCATCGTACCTACACAGCTATGGCCAACCCTTGAAACGAAAAAGGTTCCCGGCCTATTTACAGCCGGACAAATTAATGGTACATCTGGCTATGAAGAAGCAGCTGGACAAGGCTTAATGGCCGGAATTAATGCTGCCAGCAAAGCCCTTGGCAAAGAAGAAGTCATCTTAAGCCGTTCTGATGCTTATATCGGAGTATTAATAGATGATCTAGTCACAAAAGGTACAAACGAGCCTTATCGTTTATTGACTTCCAGAGCGGAATATCGCCTGCTTCTTCGCCATGATAATGCAGACTTGCGTTTAACGGATATTGGACGTAAGATTGGACTTATAAAAGAAGAACGCTACAAGACTTTCTTGCTTAAAAAAGAAGCGATTGAAGCAGAGAAAAAACGCTTGAATTCGGTTATAATCAAACCAAATGAGCAGACACAGGAATTAATCAGAAGAGCAGGCGGCAGTGAACTGAAGGACGGAATCCGTGCATCAGATCTTATGAAACGCCCTGAAATGAACTATGAGCATATTCATGCTCTTGCTCCTGCTGACGAAAATATTTCCGGAGAAATAGCCGAACAGGTTGAAATTCAGATTAAATATGAAGGTTATATTGAAAAGTCGCTTCAGCAGGTTGAAAAGCTGAAGAAAATGGAAAACAAAAGAATTCCAGAAAATATTGATTACGATGCTATTTCAGGTATTGCTTCTGAAGCTCGCCAGAAACTGAAAGAGGTCAGACCGCTTTCAATGGCACAGGCATCCCGTATTTCAGGGGTTAACCCTGCAGATATTTCCATCCTTCTCGTCTATTTGGAGCAAGGAAAAATAGCTCGTGTTTCAGGCGAATAAAAGCAGATCAGAAAGGTTTTGAGTATGGACATTTCTTTATTTAAATCCAGTCTTGAGGAAAAGGGAATCTCTCTTTCGTCAGAACAGCTGGAGCAATTTGAGACTTACTACGAATTGCTTGTAGAGTGGAATGAAAAAATGAATTTAACTTCGATTACAGATAAAAAAGAAGTTTATCTTAAGCATTTTTATGATTCTATTTCTGCTGCTTTCTATTTTGATTTTACAAAACCGTTATCTATTTGTGACGTAGGCGCAGGTGCAGGGTTTCCAAGTCTGCCGATTAAAATCTGCTTTCCGCATCTGAAAATTGCAATTGTGGATTCTCTTCAAAAGAGAATTACATTTTTAGATCATCTGACGAAATCACTAAACCTTTCAGGCGTATCTCTTTACCATGACAGAGCAGAAACGTTTGGAAAAAACAAAGCATTCAGAGAAACGTATGACGTTGTGACGGCAAGGGCCGTAGCGCGTCTATCTGTTTTGAGCGAGCTTTGCCTGCCCCTTGCTAAAACAGGCGGTCACTTCGTAGCAATGAAAGCCGCATCAGCTGAGGAAGAAATAATCAAAGCTGAAAAAGCAATCAGTACGCTTGGAGGCAAGGTGAAGGAAAAGTATGCCTTTGAGCTGCCGCTTGAGAAAAGTGAGCGCTCAATCATTATTATTCATAAACAAAAATCAACACCTGCTAAATATCCCCGCAAACCGGGTACGCCTAACAAACTTCCATTAGAATAGAAAAACATTCAGGTGAAAAGTTCGCTTAGCATGCAGGAATATAGAGAATTGAAAGAGAATTAATATGATGGCAGTTTCTAAAGGTGGTGTAGGCTCATGAAGCATCCATTCTCTCGTTTTTTCGGTTTGGGAGAAAAAGAAGATACAGCAGAAAAAACAGCAGTAATTGAAACAGAAGAGATTGATGATTCAGTATTTGATGAGGTAAAGAAGATTTCCGTGCAGGAAATCGTGCCTAATCGTTTTCAGCCCCGTACGGTTTTCGCGGATGAAAAAATTGAAGAATTATCGCTTACGATACGTACGCACGGGATTATTCAGCCGATTGTTGTACGTCAGGTTGATGGAAGATATGAAATTATTGCCGGGGAAAGACGGTATAGAGCGGTCCAAAAACTAGGATGGGAAACAATCCCAGCAATTGTGAAGGATTTCAACGACACAGAAACAGCTTCTGTTGCTTTAATTGAGAACCTTCAGCGCGAGGAACTTTCAGCGATTGAAGAAGCTGTTGCATATGCAAAGCTGCTGGAGCTTCACGATTTGACCCAAGAGGCCCTTGCCCAGCGTCTCGGCAAAGGACAGTCCACAATTGCCAATAAGCTTAGGCTTTTAAAGCTGCCTCAGGAAGTTCAGGATGC
Proteins encoded in this region:
- the mnmG gene encoding tRNA uridine-5-carboxymethylaminomethyl(34) synthesis enzyme MnmG translates to MGYHAGDYDVVVVGAGHAGVEAALASARMGAKTLALTINLDMVAFMPCNPSVGGPAKGIVVREIDALGGEMAKNIDKTHIQMRMLNTGKGPAVRALRAQADKFTYQHEMKKTMENERNLTMLQGMVDRLIIEDGECMGVITQTGAEYRAKTVVLTTGTFLRGKIILGELQYSSGPNNQQPSIKLSEHLQEIGLDMVRFKTGTPPRVNSHSIDYSKTEIQPGDDVPRAFSYETTKYITDQLPCWLTYTSEETHKIIDDNLHRSPMYSGMIKGTGPRYCPSIEDKVVRFNDKPRHQIFLEPEGRNTQEVYVQGLSTSLPEDVQRRILASIPGLEKVEMMRAGYAIEYDAIVPTQLWPTLETKKVPGLFTAGQINGTSGYEEAAGQGLMAGINAASKALGKEEVILSRSDAYIGVLIDDLVTKGTNEPYRLLTSRAEYRLLLRHDNADLRLTDIGRKIGLIKEERYKTFLLKKEAIEAEKKRLNSVIIKPNEQTQELIRRAGGSELKDGIRASDLMKRPEMNYEHIHALAPADENISGEIAEQVEIQIKYEGYIEKSLQQVEKLKKMENKRIPENIDYDAISGIASEARQKLKEVRPLSMAQASRISGVNPADISILLVYLEQGKIARVSGE
- the rsmG gene encoding 16S rRNA (guanine(527)-N(7))-methyltransferase RsmG, translated to MDISLFKSSLEEKGISLSSEQLEQFETYYELLVEWNEKMNLTSITDKKEVYLKHFYDSISAAFYFDFTKPLSICDVGAGAGFPSLPIKICFPHLKIAIVDSLQKRITFLDHLTKSLNLSGVSLYHDRAETFGKNKAFRETYDVVTARAVARLSVLSELCLPLAKTGGHFVAMKAASAEEEIIKAEKAISTLGGKVKEKYAFELPLEKSERSIIIIHKQKSTPAKYPRKPGTPNKLPLE
- the noc gene encoding nucleoid occlusion protein encodes the protein MKHPFSRFFGLGEKEDTAEKTAVIETEEIDDSVFDEVKKISVQEIVPNRFQPRTVFADEKIEELSLTIRTHGIIQPIVVRQVDGRYEIIAGERRYRAVQKLGWETIPAIVKDFNDTETASVALIENLQREELSAIEEAVAYAKLLELHDLTQEALAQRLGKGQSTIANKLRLLKLPQEVQDALLQKKITERHARALIPLKKPDPQITLLSEIIEKQLNVKQTEDRVVKMLEKTSPKAKPKRKAFSRDTRIAMNTIRQSLTMVADTGVKINAEEEEFEEYIQFTIKIPK